The Macrococcoides canis genome has a window encoding:
- the lrgB gene encoding antiholin-like protein LrgB: MLDHLGINSVYFGILLTILPFMLGQYLFKKTNGFFLFAPLFVGMVFGIAFLSLTGISYDTYSKGGSIISFFLEPATICFAIPLYKKRDVLQKYWLHIIGGLSLGTAAAMLGIYGVAKLFGFGTQIIASMLPQAATTAIALPVSAGIGGVPELTSLAVILNAVIIYALGNKMLRFFKISNPIARGLALGTSGHALGVSAATELGETETSMASIALVLVGVVVVVIVPILTGILL, translated from the coding sequence TTGCTGGATCACTTAGGTATTAACTCTGTATACTTCGGAATATTGCTGACGATATTACCGTTTATGTTAGGGCAATATTTGTTTAAGAAAACAAATGGTTTCTTCCTGTTTGCACCACTTTTTGTCGGAATGGTGTTTGGGATTGCATTCTTATCTCTAACAGGTATCAGCTATGACACCTATAGTAAAGGTGGAAGTATAATTAGCTTCTTCTTAGAACCTGCAACAATTTGTTTTGCGATACCACTTTATAAAAAGCGCGATGTATTACAAAAATATTGGCTACATATCATCGGTGGCCTATCACTCGGTACAGCAGCTGCAATGCTAGGTATATATGGAGTAGCAAAACTCTTTGGATTTGGTACTCAGATTATTGCATCAATGTTACCTCAAGCTGCAACAACTGCGATTGCATTACCAGTATCTGCTGGTATTGGTGGAGTTCCAGAACTGACATCGTTGGCAGTTATCCTGAATGCCGTTATTATTTATGCCCTGGGAAATAAAATGCTGCGCTTCTTCAAAATCTCTAATCCAATTGCAAGAGGTCTGGCACTTGGAACGAGTGGACACGCTCTAGGAGTGTCAGCAGCAACAGAACTCGGAGAAACGGAAACATCTATGGCGAGTATCGCGCTTGTATTAGTTGGTGTTGTAGTCGTTGTTATCGTCCCAATACTAACAGGTATTCTCCTTTAA
- a CDS encoding ATP-binding cassette domain-containing protein, translated as MITIDNLYKKYKRKVIFEGLNTTFHDKTLTMLLGENGAGKSTLLRMIAGLENQDNGRILYKEQPLDKKRIHNVLGYIPQDIALFEHMSVDDNIQLFKGLNQQVLDEGTIKRYKKLLNLNETTALISTLSGGTKRKVNLLIGLLGKPEIIILDEPTVGIDMKSRYDIHRLLNELKQHTLMIMTTHHMDEVVAIADEIKLIGKDPFYKEVLVNSKLHFEDMLRTEDDDGTI; from the coding sequence ATGATAACAATAGACAATTTATACAAAAAATATAAACGTAAAGTTATATTCGAAGGATTGAACACAACATTTCATGATAAAACATTGACCATGCTGCTAGGTGAGAATGGTGCTGGAAAATCAACGTTGCTGCGGATGATTGCAGGACTTGAAAACCAAGATAATGGGCGTATCCTCTATAAAGAACAACCTTTAGATAAAAAACGCATACATAATGTCCTTGGTTATATTCCACAAGATATCGCTTTGTTTGAACATATGTCTGTAGATGACAACATTCAATTATTCAAAGGATTGAATCAGCAAGTACTTGATGAAGGTACAATTAAACGATACAAGAAGCTGCTTAATCTTAATGAAACGACCGCATTGATCAGTACGTTATCAGGTGGGACGAAACGTAAAGTAAACTTACTGATCGGGCTCTTAGGGAAACCGGAAATAATTATTTTGGATGAACCGACAGTCGGCATAGATATGAAATCCAGGTATGACATTCATCGTCTGCTTAATGAATTGAAGCAACACACTTTAATGATTATGACGACCCATCATATGGATGAGGTAGTGGCCATAGCAGACGAAATTAAGTTAATTGGTAAAGATCCTTTCTATAAAGAAGTACTCGTAAACTCAAAATTACATTTTGAAGATATGTTAAGAACGGAGGATGACGATGGAACAATTTAA
- a CDS encoding iron chaperone, with protein sequence MEQFNEYLEGIQDKQKIEKISALFNFIDTTFPELVRVFKWNTPMYTHHETFILGISYAKAHISIAPENITMEKFKDEIDSRGYSNTKGLFRIKWNDEVDYELIEKIIRFNIEDKKDIDTFWRK encoded by the coding sequence ATGGAACAATTTAATGAATATCTAGAAGGTATTCAAGACAAACAAAAAATTGAAAAGATATCTGCTCTATTCAATTTTATTGATACAACATTTCCTGAATTGGTACGTGTATTTAAATGGAATACACCGATGTACACCCATCATGAGACATTTATATTGGGTATCAGTTATGCAAAGGCACATATCTCTATTGCTCCTGAGAACATTACGATGGAGAAGTTCAAAGATGAAATTGACAGCCGTGGATACTCAAACACAAAAGGATTATTCCGAATTAAATGGAATGATGAAGTGGATTACGAGCTGATTGAAAAGATCATTCGTTTTAATATTGAAGATAAAAAAGATATCGATACATTCTGGAGGAAATAA
- the lrgA gene encoding antiholin-like murein hydrolase modulator LrgA, producing MTKEKTYNFFHQVSVISIVLLISKMIESFMPIPMPASVIGLVLLFICLCTGIIKLGQVEKVGTALTDNIGLLFVPAGISVVKSLGLIAENPILILGLIFVSTLLLLLCTGFFSQMIVKMTASKVKEPKAKEAKQLKGIEVH from the coding sequence ATGACAAAAGAAAAAACTTATAACTTCTTTCATCAAGTATCAGTAATCTCTATTGTGTTACTCATTTCAAAGATGATTGAAAGTTTCATGCCAATTCCAATGCCAGCATCAGTTATCGGACTTGTACTGCTCTTCATCTGTTTATGTACTGGAATCATAAAACTTGGACAAGTAGAAAAAGTTGGAACAGCACTTACAGATAATATCGGACTGTTATTCGTTCCAGCAGGAATTTCAGTTGTAAAATCATTAGGTTTAATCGCTGAAAATCCAATTTTAATATTAGGTCTAATCTTTGTCTCCACGTTATTATTGCTATTATGTACAGGTTTCTTCTCTCAGATGATCGTGAAGATGACAGCTTCAAAGGTAAAAGAACCAAAAGCAAAAGAAGCGAAACAATTAAAAGGAATAGAGGTGCATTAA
- a CDS encoding FMN-dependent NADH-azoreductase: MTKVLYITGHPNDETVSNSMAAGKSFIESYKQSNPDHEVVHIDLYDTFIPLIDKEVFDGWGKLQSGKGFEELSETEQQKVARLNELSDEFAAADKYVFVTPMWNLSFPAVVKAYIDAVAVAGKAFKYTAEGAVGLLTDKKALLIQSRGGIYSEGPAADFELGNRYLQTILGFFGVPSVEELVIEGHNQMPEKADEIKADGVRRAEALGKTF; encoded by the coding sequence ATGACAAAAGTATTATATATCACAGGTCATCCGAATGATGAAACAGTATCAAATTCTATGGCAGCAGGTAAATCATTTATCGAAAGCTATAAACAATCAAATCCAGATCATGAAGTTGTGCATATCGATCTTTATGACACATTCATTCCATTAATCGATAAAGAAGTTTTTGATGGATGGGGTAAATTACAATCAGGTAAAGGATTCGAAGAGTTATCTGAAACAGAACAACAAAAAGTTGCTCGTTTAAATGAACTAAGTGATGAATTTGCAGCAGCAGATAAATACGTATTCGTTACACCAATGTGGAACTTATCATTCCCGGCAGTAGTTAAAGCATATATCGATGCTGTAGCTGTAGCAGGAAAAGCTTTCAAATATACAGCAGAAGGTGCTGTAGGATTATTAACAGACAAAAAAGCATTACTTATTCAATCACGTGGTGGTATTTACTCAGAAGGACCAGCAGCAGATTTCGAATTAGGTAACCGTTACTTACAAACAATTCTTGGATTCTTCGGTGTACCAAGTGTTGAAGAATTAGTTATCGAAGGTCATAACCAAATGCCTGAGAAAGCAGACGAAATTAAAGCAGACGGTGTACGTCGTGCAGAAGCATTAGGAAAAACATTTTAA
- a CDS encoding LytTR family transcriptional regulator DNA-binding domain-containing protein: protein MRILVVDDEPLARNELRYLLNNIDDTLTIDEADSVEETLTSLLSETYDLLFLDINLIDESGLELAEKINKMKQPPKIVFATAHDSFAVKAFELNALDYILKPFEQKRIEVALNKAKASFVNTNQESKLPTMSIQIDDKIYVINIQEIIALYVEEGQLNIVTVNSEYAIHEPLSAFEKKLPENIFMRIHRSSIINKHHIKSAEQWFNHTYQVKLTKDIKLQVSRSYIKQFKHEIGLK, encoded by the coding sequence ATGAGAATATTAGTTGTGGATGATGAACCACTCGCAAGAAATGAACTACGTTATCTACTCAATAATATAGATGATACATTAACAATAGATGAAGCAGATTCAGTAGAAGAAACATTGACGTCTTTATTATCAGAAACGTATGATTTATTATTTTTAGATATCAATTTAATCGATGAGAGCGGACTTGAACTTGCTGAAAAGATCAATAAGATGAAGCAGCCACCTAAGATTGTCTTTGCAACGGCCCATGATAGTTTTGCAGTGAAGGCCTTTGAATTGAATGCATTAGATTATATATTAAAGCCATTCGAACAAAAGCGTATTGAAGTAGCCTTAAATAAAGCAAAAGCATCATTTGTAAATACAAATCAAGAATCGAAATTGCCGACTATGTCGATACAAATCGATGATAAAATCTATGTCATTAATATACAGGAAATTATCGCTTTGTATGTAGAAGAAGGACAATTAAATATCGTAACTGTAAACTCAGAATATGCGATTCACGAGCCATTAAGTGCATTTGAAAAGAAGCTTCCAGAGAATATATTTATGCGCATACATCGATCCAGCATTATTAACAAACATCATATAAAGTCAGCAGAACAATGGTTTAATCATACATATCAAGTGAAGTTGACGAAAGATATAAAACTACAAGTTTCAAGATCATATATAAAGCAATTTAAACACGAGATAGGACTCAAATAA
- a CDS encoding protein adenylyltransferase SelO — translation MKFFNFDTTYTNLSEIFFEFNAPHTFPHSEYVLFNEALAHELNISLQLKDHPEILTGSTVIDGTSPYSTAYAGHQFGNFTMLGDGRQHILGEHITPQHKRYDIQLKGSGRTRFSRSGDGKATLGPMLREYIISEAMHHLNIPTTRSLAICSTGEKVLRENVLQGAVLTRIAESNIRVGTFEYAVRTAYEHLKELADYTIDRHFPDLIHKDNKYLKLLDKVIDKQAQLIAQWQSIGFIHGVMNTDNMTVSGETIDYGPCAFMDYYHTHTVFSSIDMQGRYAYINQPAIALWNLTRFAETLLPLIHTDEQEAIHLAESALEKFKHSYQTYYRTMMGQKIGIESPSEEDMVLIDELLSLMEQHEMDYTNTFLTLQNEDTTSLEPLSSWIKKWKNRIRIEENAIQLMRKVNPVVIPRNHIVEEALDDAIHGDLSTVKALLQVISQPFHSDHADKYKQPGPKDRPYQTYCGT, via the coding sequence ATGAAATTTTTTAATTTTGATACAACATATACAAATTTAAGTGAAATCTTTTTTGAATTCAATGCACCACACACCTTCCCACACTCTGAATATGTGCTTTTTAACGAGGCGTTAGCTCATGAATTAAATATTTCACTCCAGCTAAAAGATCATCCTGAGATATTAACAGGAAGTACTGTTATTGATGGAACATCTCCATATTCTACTGCATATGCTGGGCATCAATTCGGGAACTTTACAATGCTCGGAGACGGCAGACAGCATATACTAGGAGAGCACATAACACCGCAGCATAAACGATATGACATTCAACTTAAAGGCTCTGGTCGCACGCGTTTTTCTCGTTCTGGAGATGGTAAAGCGACACTTGGACCGATGCTGCGTGAATATATCATTAGTGAAGCAATGCATCACTTAAATATACCTACAACAAGAAGTCTTGCAATCTGTTCAACAGGGGAAAAAGTCTTACGTGAAAACGTATTGCAAGGTGCAGTGCTTACAAGAATTGCAGAAAGTAATATTCGTGTAGGAACATTTGAATATGCTGTACGAACAGCATATGAACACTTAAAAGAACTTGCAGATTATACAATCGACAGACACTTTCCCGATTTAATACACAAGGATAATAAGTATTTGAAGTTATTAGATAAAGTGATCGACAAACAAGCGCAGTTGATTGCACAGTGGCAGTCTATTGGTTTTATACATGGTGTAATGAATACTGATAATATGACAGTTAGCGGGGAAACGATAGATTATGGACCATGTGCATTTATGGACTACTATCATACACATACTGTGTTCAGCTCTATCGATATGCAAGGTCGTTATGCTTATATCAATCAGCCTGCAATTGCTTTATGGAATTTAACTCGATTTGCCGAGACTTTATTACCTTTAATTCATACTGATGAACAAGAAGCGATTCATCTAGCCGAGTCCGCGCTTGAGAAGTTTAAGCATAGTTATCAGACCTATTACAGAACAATGATGGGACAGAAGATCGGCATTGAGTCACCGAGCGAAGAAGATATGGTGCTTATTGATGAACTGTTATCGCTTATGGAGCAGCATGAAATGGATTATACAAATACTTTTCTTACATTACAAAACGAAGATACAACTTCACTTGAACCACTTTCTTCATGGATTAAGAAATGGAAAAACAGAATTAGAATAGAAGAAAATGCAATCCAACTGATGCGTAAAGTTAATCCGGTCGTAATACCTCGAAATCATATTGTAGAAGAAGCTTTGGATGATGCGATACATGGTGACTTATCGACCGTGAAAGCACTGTTACAAGTAATATCACAGCCGTTTCATTCAGATCATGCTGATAAATATAAACAACCCGGTCCGAAAGATAGACCTTACCAAACATATTGTGGAACATAA
- a CDS encoding acyltransferase family protein: MNRKYLPGLDGIRAIAVIAIIIFHLNPKWLPGGFLGVDTFFVISGYLIAMLLLNEYENSGTINIVQFWIRRVKRLFPPVLFMILIVIQYIIFFDQSLLYQLKKDVIAALLYVSNWWYIFDGLSYFESFEARPLEHLWSLAIEEQFYLLFPITLLLLLNKWSKKRVFILFFVVSILSAILMVLLYDPAASVSRIYFGTDTRLQTLLLGVMFAFIWPAFKLKYDAPRILIAIIDFLGFIGLMVLMYSIFKLSEHSAFLFNGGFYVLGIFTLLVIMAAVHPSSLMRKLLGIKPLTMIGKYSYSLYLWHYPVIVLMQKHFVQGQIPIYIHISSVLLTIMLAVLSYKLIERPYRSFGFKVFTKVTSIKYFITVIVTLYLCISTLYLLSVVKAEQPQTHHEITKTVSNIPDIKRISPLTPDETTEQIVKNSTPLLIGDSVLVDINEQLKEVLPNATVDGEVGRNIYKALNVADKYQSYNHKDGVVILFIGTNGDFQDIQMNILLSKFNKAQVFLVTSRVPKDYEAHVNEEMYKAARLHNNVHIIDWYEASQGHTEYFAPDGIHLEYPGSKRMVSLIYEALISFEGNRE, from the coding sequence ATGAATCGAAAATATCTCCCGGGATTAGACGGGATTAGAGCGATTGCAGTTATTGCGATTATTATATTTCATTTGAATCCAAAGTGGCTGCCAGGAGGATTTCTTGGTGTAGACACTTTCTTTGTTATATCTGGTTACTTAATTGCAATGTTATTATTAAATGAATATGAAAATTCTGGAACAATCAATATTGTTCAGTTCTGGATACGTCGTGTGAAACGACTATTTCCCCCTGTATTATTTATGATACTTATCGTGATTCAATATATCATATTTTTTGATCAATCGTTATTATATCAACTTAAGAAAGATGTCATTGCAGCATTATTATATGTTTCAAACTGGTGGTATATATTTGATGGTCTGAGTTACTTCGAAAGCTTTGAAGCCCGACCTCTAGAGCATCTATGGTCGCTTGCAATAGAAGAACAATTCTATTTGCTATTCCCGATAACGTTACTATTACTCCTTAATAAATGGTCTAAAAAGAGGGTATTTATATTATTTTTTGTTGTATCTATACTATCAGCGATTTTAATGGTGCTGCTTTATGATCCAGCTGCAAGTGTATCGCGTATATATTTTGGTACAGATACGCGTCTTCAGACATTGCTTTTAGGAGTAATGTTTGCATTCATATGGCCGGCATTTAAGTTGAAGTACGATGCGCCAAGAATATTAATAGCAATCATTGATTTTCTGGGATTCATAGGTTTAATGGTCTTGATGTATAGTATCTTTAAGTTAAGTGAGCATAGTGCATTTTTATTTAATGGTGGATTTTATGTACTCGGAATTTTTACGCTATTGGTGATTATGGCAGCGGTGCATCCATCATCTTTAATGCGTAAGTTACTCGGTATAAAACCATTAACCATGATTGGTAAATATTCATATAGCTTATATTTATGGCACTACCCTGTCATTGTACTGATGCAGAAACATTTTGTTCAAGGACAGATTCCTATATATATCCATATTTCATCTGTGTTACTTACAATCATGCTGGCAGTATTGAGCTATAAGTTAATTGAACGTCCATATCGATCATTTGGTTTCAAAGTATTCACCAAGGTAACTTCTATTAAATATTTTATTACAGTTATTGTAACTTTATATTTGTGTATTTCTACACTTTATCTATTATCTGTTGTTAAAGCTGAACAGCCACAAACGCATCATGAAATTACAAAGACGGTATCTAATATTCCTGATATAAAACGTATTAGTCCATTGACGCCTGATGAAACGACTGAGCAAATCGTGAAGAATTCAACTCCTTTACTTATCGGTGATTCTGTACTTGTTGACATTAATGAACAATTGAAGGAAGTATTACCGAATGCTACGGTAGACGGAGAAGTAGGACGAAATATATATAAAGCGTTGAATGTTGCTGATAAATATCAGTCATATAATCATAAGGATGGAGTTGTCATCTTATTTATCGGAACTAACGGAGACTTCCAGGATATTCAGATGAATATATTATTATCTAAGTTTAATAAAGCACAAGTATTTCTTGTAACTTCAAGAGTTCCAAAAGATTATGAAGCACACGTTAATGAAGAAATGTATAAAGCAGCACGTCTACATAACAATGTCCATATCATTGATTGGTATGAAGCTTCACAAGGTCATACAGAATACTTTGCACCTGATGGGATACATCTCGAATATCCGGGAAGTAAACGTATGGTATCGCTTATATATGAAGCGCTTATTAGCTTTGAAGGAAATCGGGAATAA
- a CDS encoding ABC transporter permease — translation MNYKLFNIYHSFLYKKWYLLLYLLLLFTAIVGVMIVITFTQTKDERFRIGLVDNDQSTETRLILKSIGDGKSIGNDLELKLMTEHKAEKLLTQNKLDGYFVFDKGMTDSFYKYGTLPISVYTYDKSSVRSVVIYQLTDSVYSRLMLSMGGAKSYKVLYPEASREEILEMMTDMLFTGLNRNGAFDEQPVTLYNSYAYYTVSAIFISIYLFYLSLFSVLKMNQDHGLLERLSLLRFSIEKLTFARSIVTLFYTIGYTLLMLLVSNMVMNYKFESYNLQTLITIIILYLILITGLLFFIDCCFTGMLNIAFKTMLSLVIILFSGATIPSIYFKNHINFLYEQPFSYIFNQLVELLLNNYLIEQPDYLWLYLALGALIPFIMWVWRYRR, via the coding sequence GTGAACTACAAACTGTTTAACATTTATCACTCTTTTTTATATAAAAAATGGTATTTGCTGCTCTATCTTCTGTTATTGTTTACTGCGATTGTCGGAGTTATGATCGTCATTACATTTACTCAAACTAAAGATGAGCGATTTCGTATTGGACTTGTCGATAATGATCAATCTACAGAGACACGATTGATCTTAAAGTCTATTGGGGATGGCAAAAGTATCGGCAATGATCTGGAACTAAAACTTATGACAGAGCATAAAGCAGAAAAATTATTAACACAAAATAAGCTGGATGGTTATTTTGTGTTTGATAAAGGGATGACAGATTCTTTCTATAAATATGGCACGTTGCCGATATCCGTCTATACATATGATAAGTCGTCTGTAAGAAGTGTCGTTATTTATCAGCTTACAGATTCAGTATATAGTAGGTTGATGTTATCTATGGGTGGCGCTAAGAGTTACAAAGTGCTGTATCCTGAAGCTTCAAGGGAAGAAATACTTGAAATGATGACAGATATGCTTTTTACGGGATTGAATCGTAATGGTGCATTTGATGAACAACCTGTGACACTATACAATTCATACGCATACTATACAGTAAGTGCAATATTTATATCGATTTATTTATTTTATTTATCGTTATTTTCAGTACTTAAGATGAATCAAGATCACGGACTTCTTGAACGTTTAAGTCTTTTACGATTTTCAATTGAAAAATTAACATTTGCACGAAGTATTGTAACATTATTTTATACGATAGGTTATACGTTGCTTATGTTACTTGTTTCTAATATGGTGATGAACTATAAGTTTGAATCTTATAATTTACAAACATTGATAACGATAATAATCCTCTATTTAATATTGATTACGGGATTGTTATTTTTCATAGACTGCTGCTTTACAGGGATGTTGAACATTGCGTTTAAGACAATGCTATCACTAGTTATTATATTATTTTCTGGAGCAACGATACCTTCTATTTACTTTAAGAATCATATTAATTTCTTGTACGAACAACCATTCAGTTATATATTTAATCAGCTCGTTGAACTGCTTCTTAATAATTATTTGATTGAACAACCAGACTACTTATGGCTATATTTAGCACTTGGTGCACTTATTCCCTTCATCATGTGGGTATGGAGGTATAGAAGATGA
- a CDS encoding sensor histidine kinase, whose translation MFSLFILLLERVGLIIIVAYLLMNVPYFKKMMSERSKLSSQIQLLIVFGLFAAVSNFTGVEIRNNEILSSQIFSKISDDAVIANTRVLTISVAGLIGGPVVGIGVGVVSGITRYLIGGIDAYTYVISSALIGLASGYFGYRAMKNNRYPNVFTGVILGAVMEVIQMICIIIFATNTEHAVNIVKLIALPMILINSLGVAIFLSIIISTIQQEQRMRAVQTHDVLNLANQTLPYFRAGLNEASATQAAQIIKDLMKVSAVSITNKTDILAHVGAASDHHVPRKKIITDLSKQVIKSGEIKEAHNRSEIGCTHPGCPLEGAIVIPLYVHNEVTGTLKLYFTDSNKLTYVERRLAEGLANIFSSQIELGEIETQSKLLKDAEIKSLQAQVNPHFFFNAMNTISALIRVDSEKARELLLNLSNFFRSNLQGAKSTSITIEKEIQQVEAYLSLEQARFPERFNIHFDIDDGLKHAKVPPFIIQILVENAIKHAFHNRKSGNDVYVKVKEGHHTIEISVEDNGFGIPEEKRAHIGHNVVSSTSGTGSALENLNKRLIGLYNSNARLNFKTSETGTKFYTSIPLEREEDA comes from the coding sequence ATGTTTAGTTTATTCATTCTGTTGTTAGAACGTGTTGGATTGATTATTATTGTCGCATATTTATTGATGAATGTTCCTTATTTTAAGAAAATGATGTCTGAACGCTCAAAGTTATCTTCTCAAATACAGTTATTGATTGTATTCGGTTTATTTGCCGCCGTATCCAACTTTACAGGTGTTGAAATACGGAATAATGAAATATTATCAAGCCAGATATTCAGTAAGATTTCAGACGATGCAGTTATTGCAAATACGCGAGTACTCACAATAAGTGTTGCGGGTTTAATAGGTGGACCGGTTGTTGGTATTGGAGTGGGTGTAGTTTCAGGAATTACGCGTTATCTAATTGGTGGGATAGATGCATATACATATGTAATCTCATCTGCACTTATTGGTCTTGCTTCGGGATATTTCGGTTATCGTGCGATGAAGAATAATCGTTATCCGAATGTATTTACAGGAGTAATACTCGGTGCAGTTATGGAAGTGATTCAGATGATCTGTATCATTATATTTGCAACAAACACAGAGCATGCCGTGAATATCGTGAAGCTTATCGCTTTACCTATGATACTGATTAATAGTCTGGGCGTTGCTATCTTCTTATCAATTATTATTTCAACGATTCAACAGGAACAACGAATGCGTGCTGTACAGACGCATGATGTATTGAATCTTGCGAATCAGACATTACCATATTTCAGAGCAGGACTAAATGAAGCTTCTGCGACACAGGCAGCGCAAATTATAAAAGACTTAATGAAAGTATCGGCAGTATCAATCACAAATAAGACGGATATACTAGCACATGTAGGAGCAGCAAGTGATCATCACGTGCCACGTAAGAAAATTATTACTGATCTTTCGAAACAAGTCATTAAATCTGGAGAAATTAAAGAAGCACATAATAGAAGTGAGATTGGATGTACGCATCCCGGATGTCCGCTAGAAGGTGCGATTGTTATCCCTTTATACGTACATAACGAGGTTACGGGGACATTAAAATTATACTTTACAGATAGTAATAAATTAACTTATGTCGAACGCCGTCTTGCTGAGGGATTAGCAAATATATTCTCAAGTCAGATTGAACTCGGCGAGATAGAAACTCAATCGAAATTACTGAAAGATGCGGAAATTAAATCGTTACAAGCACAAGTGAACCCACACTTTTTCTTTAATGCGATGAATACAATATCAGCGCTTATCCGTGTAGATAGTGAGAAAGCAAGAGAACTTCTGCTTAATTTAAGCAACTTTTTCCGTTCGAATTTACAAGGTGCAAAAAGTACGAGCATCACAATTGAAAAAGAAATTCAGCAAGTAGAAGCATATTTATCTCTGGAACAAGCACGATTTCCGGAACGTTTTAACATTCATTTTGATATAGATGATGGCTTGAAGCATGCGAAAGTGCCACCATTTATCATTCAAATATTAGTTGAGAACGCAATTAAACACGCATTTCATAATAGAAAGTCTGGTAATGATGTTTACGTAAAAGTGAAAGAAGGACATCATACAATTGAAATATCAGTAGAAGATAATGGCTTTGGTATTCCAGAAGAAAAACGTGCGCATATAGGGCACAACGTAGTTTCATCTACTTCTGGGACTGGGAGTGCACTTGAGAATTTAAATAAACGTCTCATCGGATTATATAATAGCAATGCGCGACTGAATTTCAAGACAAGTGAGACGGGTACTAAATTTTATACATCTATACCTTTAGAAAGGGAGGAAGATGCATGA
- a CDS encoding ABC transporter permease: MKPLINLIFLKQWKAYILLLAILISVICALQVVQQAMNQVFSMPIAIQDMDETPESRMLIDNVENAPFITTQVIGKDEAYIDDVIKRKEAIVAFTIPEGFAKRLSEHDMRDALPLFYRDDFVGSIAQEIVSKALYDMQIPYIVKKYVDKDHEVNRDNVVQTYKKETPTSKIKQFAVNRVESHSVSMNLLVSLLLFCASLQIVLHRNIAQHTALSRIFMFPRTRIKYHFLYVLIHTLLIMFCVGASSVIMDVQMSLYFYAIVFLIVIIYEYVLSALLIYIKTISHKMFMTVTFSLTIITILNLILFG, from the coding sequence ATGAAACCTCTTATTAATTTAATATTTTTAAAGCAATGGAAAGCGTATATATTACTTCTGGCAATCCTGATATCTGTAATATGCGCTTTACAAGTAGTGCAACAAGCGATGAATCAAGTGTTTAGTATGCCGATTGCAATACAGGATATGGATGAGACACCGGAGTCCCGCATGTTGATTGATAACGTTGAGAACGCCCCTTTCATTACTACACAGGTAATCGGGAAAGATGAAGCTTATATTGATGATGTAATTAAAAGAAAAGAAGCGATTGTTGCTTTTACCATACCAGAAGGATTTGCCAAGAGACTATCAGAGCATGACATGAGAGATGCACTTCCGTTATTTTATCGAGATGACTTTGTAGGATCTATTGCCCAGGAAATTGTAAGTAAGGCACTATATGATATGCAGATTCCATACATCGTTAAGAAGTATGTTGATAAAGATCATGAAGTAAATAGAGATAATGTAGTGCAAACATATAAAAAAGAAACACCTACGAGCAAAATTAAGCAGTTTGCAGTCAATCGAGTTGAATCACATTCAGTTTCGATGAATCTTTTAGTCAGCCTATTATTATTCTGTGCATCATTACAAATTGTATTACATCGAAATATTGCACAGCACACAGCGTTATCGAGAATATTCATGTTTCCTCGCACCCGTATAAAGTATCATTTCTTATATGTGTTAATACACACATTGCTCATTATGTTTTGTGTCGGCGCATCGAGTGTTATTATGGATGTACAGATGAGCTTATATTTTTACGCTATAGTATTCTTAATAGTGATCATTTATGAATACGTTTTATCTGCACTGCTTATTTATATAAAGACGATAAGTCATAAGATGTTTATGACGGTAACATTTTCTTTAACGATTATTACGATACTTAATCTCATACTGTTTGGGTGA